A single genomic interval of Helianthus annuus cultivar XRQ/B chromosome 13, HanXRQr2.0-SUNRISE, whole genome shotgun sequence harbors:
- the LOC110898025 gene encoding 14 kDa proline-rich protein DC2.15: MAFSKSSTLFLAINLLFFVATQACSTCNTPTLPVPTTLKGNCPRDALKLGVCARLLNDSVGTVIGQQQDHPCCAVLGGLLDLEAAVCLCTALKANVLGININIPISLSLLISACNKDVPKDFKCA, from the coding sequence ATGGCTTTCAGCAAATCTTCCACTCTCTTCCTAGCCATTAACCTCCTCTTCTTTGTAGCCACACAGGCATGCTCCACTTGCAACACACCAACTCTTCCAGTGCCTACTACTCTCAAGGGTAATTGCCCAAGGGATGCCCTGAAACTAGGGGTATGTGCTAGGTTGCTTAATGACTCCGTTGGGACCGTCATCGGGCAACAGCAAGACCACCCTTGCTGCGCAGTCCTTGGTGGCCTTCTCGACCTTGAAGCCGCGGTATGCCTTTGCACTGCTTTGAAAGCCAATGTTCTTGGGATTAATATTAATATCCCTATCTCACTTAGCTTGCTTATTAGCGCCTGTAATAAAGACGTCCCCAAGGACTTCAAATGTGCCTAG